One stretch of Pomacea canaliculata isolate SZHN2017 linkage group LG1, ASM307304v1, whole genome shotgun sequence DNA includes these proteins:
- the LOC112576220 gene encoding nucleoside diphosphate kinase homolog 5-like: MTGDSEIPDSMPPPHIYVERTLAIIKPDAVHKAEEIEDIILRSGFAILQRRRVHLTPEQASDFYAEHYGKLFFPSLVAYMSSGPIIPMVIARHQAITYWRELIGPTNTIKARQTHPDCLRAIYGTDDQRNALHGSDGLASAQREIRFFFPDSIVEPITTGQAAKDYLCRAVNPTLLKGLTELCKQKPKDAVIWLADWLLTNNPNKPRIENPIVEESI; this comes from the exons ATGACGGGTGACTCAGAAATACCGGATAGTATGCCACCTCCACATATCTACGTAGAAAGAACTCTAGCAATTATAAAACCAGATGCTGTACACAAAGCAGAGGAAATTGAAGATATTATACTGAGATCAGGATTTGCCATCTTACAG AGGAGACGAGTGCACCTTACTCCTGAGCAAGCTAGCGACTTTTATGCAGAGCACTATGGCAAGCTTTTCTTCCCTAGCCTTGTGGCTTACATGAGCAGTGGGCCAATCATACCAATGGTCATTGCTCGTCATCAAGCCATTACATACTGGCGAGAACTTATTGGGCCTACAAATACCATTAAGGCTCGCCAAACGCACCCTGACTG CTTGAGAGCGATCTATGGAACTGATGACCAAAGAAATGCCCTTCATGGAAGTGACGGATTGGCTAGTGCCCAAAGAGAAATTCGCTTCTTTTTCCCAGACA GCATTGTTGAGCCGATTACAACAGGTCAGGCAGCCAAAGATTATCTGTGTAGAGCTGTGAATCCCACATTGCTCAAAGGCCTTACAGAACTGTGCAAACAGAAACCTAAGGATGCTGTG atttggcTAGCAGACTGGCTGTTGACAAACAACCCAAACAAACCCAGGATTGAAAATCCAATTGTTGAAGAATCAATCTAA